One Neoarius graeffei isolate fNeoGra1 chromosome 19, fNeoGra1.pri, whole genome shotgun sequence genomic region harbors:
- the dnase2 gene encoding deoxyribonuclease-2-alpha, translating into MFVFLLLFVLQPAEGANTTISCFNDQGHAVDWFYIYKLPHPHHQPLEEGLKYLLLEKQSEGWTEGGSLVGDITGALGRSLGPLYKNGELGYILYNDQPPQNQPHVDDANRKSGHTKGVVLFDSRQGFWLVHSTPNFPPPKTEGKFSYPSSGINNGQNFICVTYPLERFDTIGEQLTINQPHVYDCDIPKSLASSVPSMVKLCKHQHGWKNSSVTDGSFSSRNRSVSLLSLAGTEFISFAKGAAFGNDLYHAWVAPTLQTDLLVQFWRRSTGVLPSDCSPSWKVLGVHLLSPGGQITFKATEDHSKWAASAGGGGLRGGSWVCVGDINRNEAEEKRGGGTVCRQDVAVWKAYRAAALQCDSCKGKVEECETARFYH; encoded by the exons atgtttgtgtttctcctgctATTCGTCCTGCAGCCAGCAGAGGGCGCCAACACAACAATCTCCTGCTTTAACGACCAGGGACACGCAGTTGATTG GTTCTACATTTACAAACTGCCCCACCCTCACCATCAGCCCCTGGAGGAGGGTCTGAAGTACCTGCTGCTGGAGAAGCAGAGTGAGGGCTGGACGGAGGGTGGCAGTCTGGTGGGCGATATCACAGGGGCTTTGGGGCGGAGCCTCGGGCCGCTATACAAG aatgGTGAGCTGGGGTACATCCTGTATAACGATCAGCCCCCCCAAAACCAGCCACATGTGGATGATGCAAACAGAAAATCAGGACACACCAAAG GTGTGGTTTTGTTCGACAGCAGACAGGGCTTTTGGTTGGTCCACAGCACTCCTAATTTCCCGCCTCCCAAAACCGAGGGCAAGTTCTCCTACCCCAGCTCGGGCATCAACAACGGGCAGAACTTCATCTGCGTCACGTATCCTCTGGAGCGCTTCGACACCATTG GTGAGCAGTTGACAATAAATCAGCCACATGTCTATGACTGTGACATTCCCAAGTCTCTGGCCTCCTCCGTGCCCAGCATGGTCAAGCTCTGCAAGCACCAGCACGGGTGGAAAAACTCCAGCGTCACAGACGGTTCCTTCTCCTCGCGTAATCGCAGCGTCTCTCTGCTCTCGCTGGCTGGGACGGAGTTCATCAGCTTTGCGAAAGGAGCTGCTTTTGGGAACG ACCTGTACCATGCCTGGGTGGCTCCCACGCTGCAGACGGACCTGCTGGTTCAGTTCTGGCGTCGCTCAACCGGTGTCCTCCCGTCCGACTGCTCCCCCAGCTGGAAGGTTCTGGGCGTGCACCTGCTCTCTCCAGGTGGTCAGATCACCTTCAAAGCCACGGAGGATCACTCCAAGTGGGCGGCAAGTGCGGGAGGAGGTGGACTAAGGGGCGGGTCCTGGGTGTGCGTGGGGGACATTAACAGGAACGAGGCAGAGGAAAAGCGAGGGGGCGGGACAGTGTGCCGGCAGGACGTCGCCGTGTGGAAGGCGTATCGAGCGGCGGCACTGCAGTGTGACTCGTGCAAGGGTAAAGTGGAGGAGTGCGAGACCGCACGGTTTTACCACTGA